GTGCTGGTGGACCACCAAAACGACCACGTTATGATGTCGCAGCTGCACAGCCAGCCAATGGTTACGCTTCCCAACCTCCGAGTCAAGGTTACGGGCCAGGTAATGGGTATGGACAACCAGCACCAGCACCCGTCGGCAGTTACGGAGCAACTACTGGTACTTATGGACCTCCTCAGAGTGGTTACCAACAATCTTACCAAGGCTACGAGAGCTACCAAGCGCCCGCAGACTACACACAATCGACGGTAACTATTTTgcattgatatatatatatatataattaataacaattactctgacaagaattatatttattattaattacttagacGTTCTATCAACAGGGGTATCCAGCACAAGCACCACCAGACAATAGATATGGTGGTATACCCCAAGCACCTGCAGCAAGTTTTAATTCTGGAGACCCATATGGTTATGGAAAAGTTCCACCTCAAGGTtcgtcatatttttattattataaacataattcattttattttttcttaaaaaaatttttattttattttacacggaaaagttttttttctacatatgaatatttttttttttttttttttcgtaatttattgaaaaaaaaaaaaataaataaataaaaaattattaattatctgctaagttcaaaatcattaaatttaaatttaaaaaaattttccgtgtATTCTatcaaatgttattatttaacttcttATCTCTATAtcaattacatattttgtaaataaaaaaaaatgtacttgtaaaaaaaaagttagtagagataaaaaaaaaaaataataatatttgtatgCCGGGTGCGCAGTTAATTACCAACAGGAGGCAGTTGCTCCTGCTGTGGGTGGTGGTGATGGTGGTGATGGTGTTGGAAATTATCCTCCTGCTAATCCTTACGACGATCAATCCTGTAATAACAGCGGCATGACGGTCAGGGGTGATTATTCAACACACGAGTATGGTTAGTTTTATCACAgagactttttatttaaaataaaaataatttaatgggattcatttatcgattcaggcgagaaaattaaatattatatcacCGCCAAACCACTATTGAGCACTGCCTTCtgattggaattttttaaaaaatcgaacttttttttttttgcacttttatttaataaaaaaaaaaaaaaacaaaattttaaacttttttctcgTCTGAGTCTCTatgagtttaattattttttaaaaaatattcatttcttttttctttaaataaataaaatattttacagacTATACAAGTCAAGACGGTGGCTATGGGAAACAAGATTATGGTGAGTACCAATCTGTTGACAGgcatttctattaaataaaaaaaaaaaaaacaaaatgacgaaaaaaataacaagttaattaagatgaataaaattaagaacaataaaaaataaattatggaaataataaataaaaaaattatttgaaattttattaaggaCACTAGTAACGATGctatggtaaatttaaataaacacatgtgtaatttaatttaaataattataagaataaaaacaaacaattataaaaacaatttaggTAATTTACTTTAGGATATATTTAGGATTTACACGGTTTTGTTTaggattaattaaaatatcacttgatgataattttcgactatttaataatataataatattaattattacatagtaatgtagatttaaagaatataaataaataattgatttatgtgggaattatttatatgaattttaaatatcaatgacCGGAGGAGCTAAATTAAGTTGGAGATGCGCTGGTTTAAAGTCCCACTTTCCGTAGATTAATtcaacattttattttgaaataattaattattttctcaacgattttatttattgcaattattttattgacaaatactaatttttttttttttaatttttaatgacaaatcataaaaatttatttttaaaacatttttacgttatcatttttataaaaaatttattggattgCGTACAATAAGATTTTACTATTTAcgtactttaaaaaaaaaattaaatagcacaaaaaatatttttgtaaaataatccCTAGAAGATTCAATTACAACTATATAATAATGctggtaaattattaattaattttttgaataattgccGGTGTTataaggaaatttttatatttttaaattatacctGATTTgagtttaaatcatttttttatgacattttacTTTGGAGCAGATGATaagttttaaagttaaaaaatttaaatgagatCTGATTAGATCAACAGATCGCATACAAACTTAATACCcactgaggaaaaaaaaaattataatttcaaataagataattttcttattaatgatttttttctactgcgatcctttttttttttttaaattaacgtcTCCACAATTATCGTTAATCACGATTATAAATATTAGGAATAACGAACTAAGCGcgtggaaaaaaatagtatgtaattattaaaataaaatatgtgaaTAATGAAAACAACAAATAtggaaaaagataaaaaaaaaaaaaaaaaaaaaatgaaacatgagagctcttttatttaataatttataatcaaatatCCAACAATTATTTCCTCatctaatttaattgtgagaatttttaagtataaagtgttaataaaattatattaaataaaaatattaatattgtaaaaaaaattaacaggaaaatttattttcttctttttttttacaaatacaaaaataatttcatacacGCTGAGAAtttcatggtaatgattaccataattccttgttgttaactttttattttttcatacattaatcacataaattattgtggctttaacaatatattaatatttaaaacatgtaATGCTAATAGTTATTCTGAATGGTATAttagtatattaataattaccataaatatACTAGTTATCATTAcatcaaatgataaatattacaatcgCTTGATGATATCTTTCAAAATACATCAACAGTAATAGTCATTATCGTGggtttgtaataattataattaacatggtaattattactgtcttctattaacaattattgtcatactgcacaactaaaaaattctcGACTCTTACAATAAccggtttttatttaatttttcagtgcATTGACCAGTTTAATTgtacaattaattacttgtacttcattttattatttaatgctaATATTtctcatggaaaaaaatatataaatcggtcataaataaaaaaacacttcGTGGTCAATAGACACACGGATGCTAAAAAGTGACAGCCCTTCAACCGACAATTGAAGATTCGggtacttaattttaaaaaatttataaaaagtaaaactatttaattccttaatttttacaagtttattttaaaaaaaattacgcggtacaaaataattaaaaagttgcaGTGACTTTAAAATCCACGacggtaattattaccatcgGCATGACAAATATCCTCagctaaaattataattattactattaattatattagcgattactttcaaaattactgTGCTGTATGGTTATCATCAACGAACTCTGataataatcattaccataaaattatcagcgtatataatttatcaataattgataaatgctctaataattttaattaatagataaataattatcattaatactCAGAATAATTCAGTATTGCGGGTTTactgattaataataataataactataattatatatatatttacatagaTTATAATTAGACAGacaaataatacaattttttttatttcctcaatgaagaagatataaataaataggtaattctattttactgataaaaaatgaagtacagaacaaaaaaaagtcatttacaaaactattatacatattttgctttataaaatgtaaaattattattattttcttttaacgaatttataaaatagagaagatgtaattagaaaattgatatttaataattaattaattataaagataatgaaaaaaaaaatatatataaatataagaaatgaCCCCTTTATTTCCTCACCtttattaatatgaaataaatgaggGATTTCTAACtattttaatcgaaaatattaaatttcagaGGCTAATTAAGATGCATAAGAACAAACTTGTACCCAACAAACTGTTCGAGCGAAActataaatcatatatatatttatgaatttttttttaatttctgaaGATTAATAGTTAAGAAACTTCAACTGAtaaaagaaatcaataaagAAGACATCAAGTGAAatgatgaatttaatattaaaagcaacgaaaaacattttctttatatcattaaaaaaaaatgaaaacttacTTTTTTATCCTGAATGATATAAATTCTTGACATTACCCTAAAGTAGGTGgacctaaaaatatttactcccttaatttctttattttttacatatataattatttatatacattagggtggcccaaaaaaaccatctattttttttcgagtcttttatgaaaattttttggtttacgatattttaagaagcctctccaaaaatcgatgattaaaaattttcaagaggtcgctcacgaatttttaaaatatcaaaaatcattgaaatccggattttttacttcgaaattttttctttggttgcagcaatagtttatatttgtaaaatcatgtctatgttgaaaatttcagcccgaaatttaaatatttaaacggcgctcaagaattttgaatattaactgataatatgtaactaatactttcaattagtttttgtatttttttataactcaattattgtcatttcagtaaaatataactttttcataaccaaaaatatacaggacagttttaaacaataaaatttgctaaGGTTTGAATAAACgaaaaaaccgaaaaattgaattaaaaaataaaaaagtatgtagataacttattatttatatttctctgttatatattcattgattgtgatgcaaattgattgtgaaaaaatcgagaagctttattattaatattctcgggtcgctcgaaaacgttcaaaagacagcacttgAAACATCcgaaattcttgagcgaggtttaaatatttaaattttgggctcaaattttcagcggggtcatgattttaaaaatataaactattactgccacaagaaaaaaatttgaaataaaaattcaaatttcgatgatttttgatattttcaaaattcgtgacctcttgaaaatttttcatcgtcGATTTTTgaagaggcttcttaaaacttcgtaaaccaaaaaattttcataaaagacTCGGAAAAAAAGTAGTCAGTTTTTTTAGGCCATCCTAATATACatgtcaataaaatatgaattcaaatCATCTTGAAAGCACAAGAATTTTCAGTACGAGTTCGATATTAACATATTTAGTAGGTTTCGcaacacaataatttttattctgtctTTTTTGAGAATAGaactaagaatttttttttctattttccaaaCGTGTTTTcccataaaaatttgaatttacaaagaaaaaaaaatattgtccaTGTTATGAGCTAAAATCGTTCAGAAATTCGTACTTTtgaatcttaaatatttttaattcattttaaaaactataacagtaaaaatttcgaaaagttataaatatatgaaaactaTTGATGTTGATATTGAAtggattttattcaattgaattcaaaaatttcgttgCTTATTGTGATAAAacgtcaattaataaaaatgaaaaagattaTCTATTTCTATATAGTATATTAAATAGCAATGGAGggaaagttcaaatttttgcctCTGTTCAGATGATGAGAAAAAGTAAAACTTTTTAGATcaagttttgtaaaaaattttcttacttaaaatccttttttttctgtgcatcACTTCCCAGTCTTCGATTTTTGCAACACTAACTCTGTTattcttgataaatttatttttatatcacattttttcaaaaatatatattgagaaataattttataaaaataaaaaattataatattctgcactaatttaaaaaaaaaaaaaaaaaaaaaaaaacatacacaCAGAGAattttacatgaaaaattattacagttgaacatgaaaaaaagtatggaattatggtaaaaattacccataccatcgaattttgtaaaatatatccaagagaattgtaattttcacaaggcaacagattttatttaattttatatatttttagcagCTGCGTCGTAATTGATTATgctaaattataatatttggtaaaatattagtaaaaaataaaataaaaaattgtgctTTGACATTTGGCGGCAGTAGAGCACTATCTATCCGCTTTCCGTTCGAGGTgtgcaaaaattataattgaaaatagactgaaaaaaaaatagattggAGGCATTTATTAGCTCAATATACATCCGATAAtttgataacaataaaatataagcatgttaattttggaaaattgagtataatttatttattcaaataaatcacCATTAGCAATAATCAAAACTGTCcgggataaaaatatttcgccAAAGCCATAGAATTCAATCCTCAACGGCCACACGGggtaacttcttttttttttaaattttttgaccaatttatttgaaaagtaTAAGACCTTTAATTCCACTTTTTTTAAGCGGAGTAACTAGTCACCATGTGGCCGTTAAGTGTTGATTCAAAGAGAGCCTTATGTTCACGACCTAAGCCTTTTTTcggccaaaaaaaaactttattattttggccttaaattttttacctggCGTCTATCTActaaatttaccaaaaatttcataagcattaaaataaatatctataattataataaaaaaaaaagattcacaaaatattttacaagagATGATCGCTTCGCCACGTAATTAATTCTAACCTATCAGTAGTATGAACGAAAAGAGCCGAACAAACTcgaatttaaacatttttgataaaaattaccatgcTGCATagtggaatttatttaaaaaattgaaatttaatagattttttcacaagtcaaaaattttactatatggGATAGTAGGAAGTTATCTTTTAGAGGTTATTTTAATCCCTAGCATATTTGaattaccgtaaaataccAAAATTTTCACCATTGAGAAGAATTGctataaaatatagtaatttacagcatattacggtaatttaagtaaaatactGCCTCCTACGGctaatttactgtaaaatgtCTACAGTTCAAAGTAACATTACGGTATTTTTCCGTAAAGTAGGCAAATTAGGTCAAATACCGCACTTTAGGGCATATTGACCATAATATTGCGGTGATTAAACGTAAAATTGCGGtattttaagatgaaaatgCGATATTTTAAAACTGCCGCCAAATACGGCAATTTACAGTATAAATTACCGCAATTTTGCCGCAAACTTCggtaatttatgataaaatactGCATTTTATGGCTAATTACGGTATTTTAGATTAAATCCAGTTCCGCTAgagataaaatttgattaaaaactaCTGAAACAAATGGAacaactataaaaaatattgaattgcCCCATCGTacgttttaatataaaattctctgcgtgtataattatattattattattactaaatataaatgaaagatAATATAGTtatgacataaaaaataataaacaaggAAACTGTCCTAGAAGACCAGCGATAATAAAACAGAACAAcgaatcaatgaaaataataacgacAAGTTTACGTAATTAAACCGtaggtattttttattaattacacaatatataaataatcgataattattatttttcgtatcatacttttttttttaatcgattatcaaatattttaatacactatttttattttatttataaaattctcacgataaaataaagcaaaaaaaaaaaaaatagaaaattttattttaattttgtttacaaaaaaaaagattttataatatataagtatatctatatacaactaagaaaaaataaaaataaaaatacaaaagtaaATCAATTGATGCCggaaataaaaatgcaaaatGATGAAACATCTGAATAACAATAAGATCCAAATGATTGAATAAACTACGgctcaaaaatatacaggtgagtaaaaatactaaatatatataccgttttttatttataattaattgattgattcaaaaaaacatCATAATAATgagttatcaattataaacaaatacatatattgtaatataataataattaagatatatatatattaaaaaaaaaatctaaagctCTCCGGTACTATTTTACATATAGTGCAATACTGAATTACATAACAAATTTGTCAATGTCTGtctacaaaagaaaaaaaaatatatatatatatatatatgttacaaaaatatatataaaaaataaaagggcgtttattattaataattataaatctagGCACTgataaagattaaattttatgtaagaaaaaaaaaaaatatttttttacgcgaatttttaatgatttaaaaataaaaaaaatttgtttgaatttttttgctaattatgtttaatatttttttttaatatttaaatttttttcttagggtaaaaaaaaaataacggagCACGGAAGATACttggaataataaatatatgtacaatCACATGACTGATTATTTACGTCATGATTCCATTACTGGACAGTAATTACATGTTATTAGTAACAACAAAAGGTaacacaattttaattatcgtttaataaaaatgttatttattatttttactgacatgatttttaaaaattattttatggctttatttgtaaaataaaaataaattatggcaGTCTTAAGACTTATTAAAtgacttgataaaatttattagtgacCCTTATTAAAAACtccaattaaaatgaaaattaaatcagAATTGCTTGGAGTATTCCGAGTatccaatttaattttatcgaaaCTATCCGATTAAATCcaattactatttttcaatTGGAGTTTTTTAATAGGGGAGGTAATCACGAATGGATGTACAGGagatttttaatgttaatttatcaaaaaagaaaaaataatttttttgcatgagTAGTAACTGCAAAATATTTACCAAACATTTGTTGAATACTTAAATAtcctttcaatttttaaaatttgtaaatttaaattaaaaaaaatttcgaatttttaatcacagatttttcatgaattaaatttgatatttttttttttcatttaatagaAGCTTTCAAtatccgtaaaaaaaattttttacattgagTGAAAGctacacattttttaaaaaaaatgtcacttccaataatttttcaaaaaattacgaCAACTGTCAAGTActcagaatttataaaaatattaattcctctctaaatcaataaaaagaaaaaaatttttttttactctagtaatttatttttttatcccaaaattatcaatttcgaAGCGCACGATGACCTTGAAAAAGTTtacaaaataacaataaaagtttataaaaacaaataaaaaaataaaataattgtaattttaaaaaaatatctcccttacatctttattattatttttaagtagttccttagatttattttatttattactctcaTTATTTGTAAAAGTGAGCATAAAAATGTTTGGTAACCACAGAGTACCTTagctttgataaaattatcatgataataatattaaaaatagtaatgataGGGACATGATTTTTgccttattttttaaatgagtatctcaaatttttgatattacggcgaaaatattgatcttattaaaaaagttttcgaacaaaagttgtaggaaatttaatttaaaaaaaaaaatgtctcttataatttttttatacgatcaatattttcactgaaattcaaaaattaagattcataataaatgattcaaaatttgattaattatgaaaattaattttgaaattacggctttcttattagtcctaagaaaaaattataagagacattttttttccaaaattaaattttctacaacttttgtttgaaagcGTTTTTAATACgactaatatttttactgcaattaaaaaattaagattcataatgaatgattcaaaatttgattaattatgaaaattaattttgaaattacggcttACTTATTAGTCCtaagaaaaaatcataagagacattttttgtccaaaattaaatttcctacaacttttgtttgaaaacttttttcataacaccactaattattaattgtttttaaattaacgcaAAAATCCTGGCCCTAGTAATGAATATACGCAAACGACTAGTTGATGACTGAATTATTTAAGTACTTATTCGTCGTTTTTGCTGATCACTTGACAGTAGCATCAGTTGTATGTAACTGTGACCTTCACGTAAATTAATGagcctaaaaaatttaatttattttaattataacttaaaattaaaaatttttttatttaattaaattaatacctGTCTCGTTCTTGTTGTTGTATATGCAGTCGATCCCCACGTCGTAGAGGAAGAATAACGCTGGTATAACAAGACGCTTCAGTTGCTGTAACTGCTGATACTGTTGcacattttattacttttcttGTCAATGATGTGCCTTCAGAACTTAGTAATATCCAATATGAATAATGTGATGGTTcaccataataataaatctataattattacaacaaaaaaaaagatgttaattttttatgtttcaattattttttttaaataattaaggtaaaagaccccATTATTGACATTATAAGAATGTCTgtgattgtttgaattttttaatcgtatttaaaattaatataatcaactttttttgcaTTGGACGTTTTAATTGATGTCTCTACTtgtatatttgaattaatttacctAAATAGCAataagtcaaattaaaaatatattaacttaAAAGCAACAAGTCGAGTGTAGGTATTATTGACAGGGTAAAATAGTGTCAAAGCCAACTATTGACATACCATGGATCCCATTATTGACAGATCTAATGCGCATGTGCagcagtttataaaaaattatcaaaggcCACCGTCAATtagattcaaattaattataaatattttaattaaaaacgacaaaatacgataattacaatgaaaaattcaCCTAGGacacagttttatttttttataaaatatattttaaaattgaactattttttcatttaaaaatatcaaaaaattgataagaagtATTAATCAATGTGATTATTCAtacagttaattaataaattagaacaATATGTCAATAGTAGGGGCCATGTCAATAAtgggggcttttaccttagttgtaaaaaaattatttctctcagtgtgtttatttttacccaaaaaatatttaaataaattcaaatttataaatttaaatgtatggaaaattttaaattttaaaaatcaaaattacctGAGCTGACACCATAAATAATCCATTAACAGTTACTTCAATAGATCGTTTATCTTCGAccaaatgaaatttattgaacCCATAACGCGATTCGTTTTGTTTAACCCAAGGGCCGATGTAAactaaatcataaaaataaataaatttaaagtttgaaaattaaaacgcCCACAACTCACTTgctcattcaaaaaaataaaaaaaaattgattaatcggttgtatattttttagttaatgtGTTTACCaacacactttttttttcaatcattagtataaaaaaattgacgtaaaaTTGTATTcgttttattcattaataagttatcttttaaatgatataaaattttttctaattaataatatttgaacGAGCGTAAAGCGTTTTTTACGTGAGTGAATCAGCTGGGAGCAAGTAAGTTTGCTTCGCAATTAAagtgtgcaaaaaa
This genomic window from Microplitis demolitor isolate Queensland-Clemson2020A chromosome 6, iyMicDemo2.1a, whole genome shotgun sequence contains:
- the LOC103575127 gene encoding collagen alpha-1(I) chain isoform X2, which encodes MDSGPPARGGFRGRGGPMRGRGGFGDRGRGGPPRGGMMRGRGGAPGPMRGGPPGMRGRGGPPGRGGRGGHYPPGGPPDASIAGGPGGAPPPPPGVGGPTRGSGRGAPGGFRGRGRGDFGRGDSRGGGFRGRGGDRRGRGSGMFNRDGPPRGRGANGAGFSDRGRGMDRGRGAPVKRGGVPGAGGPPKRPRYDVAAAQPANGYASQPPSQGYGPGNGYGQPAPAPVGSYGATTGTYGPPQSGYQQSYQGYESYQAPADYTQSTGYPAQAPPDNRYGGIPQAPAASFNSGDPYGYGKVPPQVNYQQEAVAPAVGGGDGGDGVGNYPPANPYDDQSCNNSGMTVRGDYSTHEYDYTSQDGGYGKQDYGEYQSVDRHFY
- the LOC103575127 gene encoding collagen alpha-1(III) chain isoform X1, whose product is MDSGPPARGGFRGRGGPMRGRGGFGDRGRGGPPRGGMMRGRGGAPGPMRGGPPGMRGRGGPPGRGGRGGHYPPGGPPDASIAGGPGGAPPPPPGVGGPTRGSGRGAPGGFRGRGRGDFGRGDSRGGGFRGRGGDRRGRGSGMFNRDGPPRGRGANGAGFSDRGRGMDRGRGAPVKRGGVPGAGGPPKRPRYDVAAAQPANGYASQPPSQGYGPGNGYGQPAPAPVGSYGATTGTYGPPQSGYQQSYQGYESYQAPADYTQSTTFYQQGYPAQAPPDNRYGGIPQAPAASFNSGDPYGYGKVPPQVNYQQEAVAPAVGGGDGGDGVGNYPPANPYDDQSCNNSGMTVRGDYSTHEYDYTSQDGGYGKQDYGEYQSVDRHFY
- the LOC103575127 gene encoding collagen alpha-1(III) chain isoform X3: MDSGPPARGGFRGRGGPMRGRGGFGDRGRGGPPRGGMMRGRGGAPGPMRGGPPGMRGRGGPPGRGGRGGHYPPGGPPDASIAGGPGGAPPPPPGVGGPTRGSGRGAPGGFRGRGRGDFGRGDSRGGGFRGRGGDRRGRGSGMFNRDGPPRGRGANGAGFSDRGRGMDRGRGAPVKRGGVPGAGGPPKRPRYDVAAAQPANGYASQPPSQGYGPGNGYGQPAPAPVGSYGATTGTYGPPQSGYQQSYQGYESYQAPADYTQSTTFYQQGYPAQAPPDNRYGGIPQAPAASFNSGDPYGYGKVPPQVNYQQEAVAPAVGGGDGGDGVGNYPPANPYDDQSCNNSGMTVRGDYSTHEYDYTSQDGGYGKQDYEAN